A window from Saprospiraceae bacterium encodes these proteins:
- the rplT gene encoding 50S ribosomal protein L20 — MPRSVNAVASRARRKKVLKAARGYFGARSKVYTVAVNALEKGYIYAYRDRRNKKRAFRRLWIARINAATRMYGLSYSKFIHALSQKNIDLNRKVLADLAMNHPDSFKAVIDSVK; from the coding sequence ATGCCTAGATCAGTGAATGCGGTGGCTTCAAGAGCCAGAAGAAAAAAAGTCCTTAAAGCTGCCAGAGGTTACTTTGGAGCAAGGAGTAAAGTTTATACTGTAGCGGTAAATGCCCTTGAAAAAGGTTACATTTATGCTTACAGAGACAGAAGAAATAAAAAGAGAGCTTTCAGAAGATTATGGATTGCAAGGATTAATGCAGCAACACGTATGTATGGATTGTCTTATTCAAAATTTATACATGCTTTAAGTCAAAAGAATATTGATTTAAACAGAAAAGTGCTTGCAGATTTAGCCATGAATCATCCCGATTCATTCAAGGCAGTTATAGATTCTGTAAAGTAA